Proteins encoded within one genomic window of Triticum aestivum cultivar Chinese Spring chromosome 2D, IWGSC CS RefSeq v2.1, whole genome shotgun sequence:
- the LOC123048647 gene encoding uncharacterized protein, translated as MAKTQQQPWLVQFNGTSKPVFVAPFDGCRRWDETPDMPVLQGKRCLGRDGDWSLMLDDRTNECSLVNFADTSPSAPIVIALPPLPDEPKLHLQFGCALSGQTPPDCTVVLDFVGETFLLHCRPGDPEWSRLPVELVEENDWFDGPITRGYQGKMYATTMLSFVAMDASNLAPAVERADMTPPPPCPVHTAYKCYPVPCPDGELFLVRCCIFGCPQAVVDVKVFRWNDGENAWETVETIGDKTFFVGRFNFVVPSATEAGTQPNCIHVLREVCGEFGIYTVSLDDATIWLSLVEGCDDDDDDGEDQVFWALPTSFGLEAARTIQTSDNVSNEVTHTRIEHCCGEQEKEDMTMSTVRRWSDLHTDLLQLLVPKISFIDLLHLKAVCKQWNSIKSPIQHAKVSPLLMTTRPARRTKEDLIEIFDPVGEKKYSIRVNIPTSGLKSQGSQLLHFTKNGWVIVSRGGDRMFFLVNPFKNYPNGGHVIALPPLDVIGLKGLSFSSVPGSPDFVVLAAGSTPSGKVLMIKTWRMGDEQWKEEFLSDDDAPFFMASHSPVFLDGVFYFLDINGRLGVIDPNEDEMEFSVLKKPDQPIRGSDDVHLEEWDYNYLVEWKGELIAIFRENGDASVRMFKLERSQMVWSELQEMEDAAVFWDRRNALIVVPPPEEDLCNKMFLPNYNETDGGGRLHTFYSFREQCYCPSFCAKEPMNAIWFQLDLDVLTATDR; from the exons ATGGCCAAGACGCAGCAGCAGCCGTGGTTGGTACAATTCAACGGGACAAGCAAACCCGTCTTCGTCGCGCCATTCGACGGATGTCGCCGCTGGGACGAGACACCGGACATGCCGGTTTTGCAAGGAAAACGATGCCTCGGCCGGGACGGAGACTGGTCGCTCATGCTGGACGACCGCACCAACGAGTGCTCCCTCGTGAACTTCGCTGATACGTCGCCGTCGGCCCCCATCGTGATCGCTCTCCCGCCGTTGCCTGACGAGCCAAAGCTGCATCTACAGTTCGGCTGCGCGCTCTCGGGGCAAACCCCGCCCGACTGCACCGTCGTGCTCGACTTCGTCGGGGAGACGTTCCTCCTCCACTGCCGCCCCGGTGACCCCGAGTGGTCCCGTCTTCCTGTGGAGCTCGTCGAGGAGAATGATTGGTTCGACGGCCCTATAACCCGTGGCTACCAGGGGAAGATGTACGCGACGACCATGTTATCCTTTGTGGCCATGGACGCATCCAACCTGGCGCCGGCGGTCGAGAGGGCGGACATGACGCCCCCACCCCCGTGCCCAGTCCATACTGCGTACAAGTGCTACCCGGTGCCGTGTCCCGATGGCGAGCTCTTCTTGGTGCGCTGCTGCATCTTTGGGTGCCCGCAGGCCGTGGTGGATGTGAAGGTTTTTCGATGGAACGACGGAGAAAATGCGTGGGAGACGGTCGAAACCATCGGGGACAAAACGTTCTTTGTAGGCAGGTTTAATTTTGTGGTCCCATCAGCGACTGAAGCAGGAACCCAACCTAACTGCATCCATGTGCTGCGTGAAGTTTGCGGTGAATTTGGTATCTACACCGTGTCTCTGGATGATGCGACCATTTGGCTCAGTTTAGTCGAGGGatgcgacgatgatgatgatgatggtgaggacCAGGTTTTCTGGGCTCTTCCCACTAG CTTTGGTCTGGAAGCAGCACGAACTATCCAAACTTCTGATAATGTCTCCAACGAA GTGACGCATACAAGAATTGAACATTGCTGCGGAGAGCAAGAAAAAGAGGACATGACGATGAGCACTGTGAGGCGGTGGTCTGATCTCCATACTGACTTGTTACAGTTACTAGTACCGAAGATTTCATTCATCGATTTACTACACCTGAAAGCTGTCTGCAAGCAGTGGAACTCCATTAAGAGCCCGATCCAGCATGCAAAAGTGTCGCCATTGCTGATGACAACTCGGCCAGCAAGAAGGACCAAGGAGGACCTTATCGAGATCTTCGATCCAGTCGGCGAGAAGAAGTATAGTATCAGGGTAAATATCCCTACTTCGGGTCTCAAATCTCAAGGGTCGCAGTTACTGCATTTCACAAAGAACGGTTGGGTCATCGTGTCGAGAGGCGGCGACCGCATGTTCTTCCTAGTGAATCCGTTTAAGAACTACCCTAATGGTGGCCATGTGATTGCTCTTCCACCTTTGGATGTCATTGGTCTCAAAGGATTGTCGTTTTCTTCGGTGCCGGGTTCTCCGGATTTTGTGGTTCTTGCCGCAGGATCTACCCCAAGCGGCAAAGTTCTCATGATAAAGACATGGCGAATGGGAGATGAACAGTGGAAGGAAGAATTCCTAAGCGACGATGACGCGCCGTTCTTCATGGCATCACACAGCCCTGTCTTCCTAGACGGAGTATTCTATTTTCTAGACATCAACGGAAGGCTTGGAGTCATAGACCCGAACGAGGACGAGATGGAGTTTAGCGTCCTGAAAAAGCCGGATCAACCGATACGTGGGAGCGATGACGTGCATCTTGAGGAATGGGACTACAACTATCTGGTGGAGTGGAAGGGGGAGCTAATCGCCATTTTCAGGGAGAATGGTGATGCATCAGTCAGAATGTTCAAGCTAGAAAGGTCTCAGATGGTTTGGTCGGAGTTGCAAGAGATGGAGGACGCGGCCGTGTTCTGGGATAGGAGAAATGCTCTGATTGTTGTGCCACCCCCCGAAGAAGATTTGTGCAACAAGATGTTCCTACCAAACTATAATGAGACCGATGGCGGTGGCAGGCTGCACACGTTCTACTCATTTCGGGAGCAATGCTATTGCCCTTCCTTCTGTGCCAAAGAGCCCATGAATGCCATATGGTTCCAGCTAGACTTGGACGTACTTACGGCGACTGATCGGTAG